GGTTACTCGCGACAAGATAGAAAGGCGAGAGCTCGCGAGCCTATTACAGCAAAACTAATTGCAAATTTACTAGAGGCTGCTGGTGCAACCAGAGTTTTATCTGTTGATATACATGCCTCTCAAGTCCAAGGCTTTTTTAACATCCCGGTAGATCAACTCAAGACGAAGGCTCTTCTTTCTGATTACTTTATAAATAAACAATTAGATGAAATCGTTGTAGTTGCACCTGAAAATGCAGGAACGGCACGCGCACGCGGGCTTGCTGATAGACTGAATGCCCCCATTGCTTTCCTTGATAAACAACGCAGTTCAGATCCAAATGCTGTTCAAGGTGTCCATGTTATTGGTGACATTGAGGGGAAGACTGCCATTATCATAGATGATATGATTGATACGGCACGAACGGTGACATCAGGCTCACTGGCCCTTATGAAAAATGGTGCCAAAGAGGTTTATGCTTGTTGTTCTCATGGTGTCTTATCAGAGCCTGCTGTAGAAAGAATCCGACAATCACCTTTAAAAGAAGTGATTATTACAAATTCGATTTATCAATCCGAGGGAAAGAAGGACGATAAAATTATTTCTTTATCAATTGGGCCGTTACTTGCAGAAGGCATTATGCGAGTCCATAATAATGAATCTATCAGTACCCTCTTTGATGAAGAGTAAGAGGCTACTTGAAGCCATAACAGAGTCAGTGTGTAACGAGGCGTTTGTATATGGTTATGAAGCTTTTGAAATTGATAGAATAATGTTATCGTTCTAGGTATGTAAATGTAAGGCATGAAGCCATTTTAAAATGGCTTCATGCCTTTTAATCTAATAGCCAACATGCCTACTCATCATTATTTTGCTGTTCTAAAGT
The DNA window shown above is from Salipaludibacillus agaradhaerens and carries:
- a CDS encoding ribose-phosphate diphosphokinase, whose amino-acid sequence is MSSMRDLSKMKLFTLNSNIPLAEEIANHIGVELGDCSIKRFSDGEVQISIEETIRGFDTYLIQSTSEPGNEYLMELLIMIDALKRASAKTINVVIPYYGYSRQDRKARAREPITAKLIANLLEAAGATRVLSVDIHASQVQGFFNIPVDQLKTKALLSDYFINKQLDEIVVVAPENAGTARARGLADRLNAPIAFLDKQRSSDPNAVQGVHVIGDIEGKTAIIIDDMIDTARTVTSGSLALMKNGAKEVYACCSHGVLSEPAVERIRQSPLKEVIITNSIYQSEGKKDDKIISLSIGPLLAEGIMRVHNNESISTLFDEE